In a genomic window of Sporomusaceae bacterium FL31:
- the rsbW gene encoding serine-protein kinase RsbW, with protein sequence MQRLQISFHGQEGYRVIRHCVNEYISQTLGPHCATMVIAFNEAVNNAIKYGKSNGKNIVTIKFNLLKGKRLVIRVKDNGTGFDLTKAYCDTSADQSLAESGRGIPLMKAIADYVTYNKRGNEVLLMKKISAVSK encoded by the coding sequence GGACAAGAAGGCTATCGGGTCATTCGCCATTGCGTCAATGAGTATATTTCACAAACTCTTGGACCTCATTGTGCAACTATGGTCATTGCCTTTAATGAAGCGGTAAATAATGCAATCAAATATGGCAAAAGTAATGGGAAAAATATTGTTACAATTAAATTTAATCTTTTAAAAGGTAAGCGACTGGTTATTCGGGTTAAAGATAATGGAACTGGCTTTGACTTGACGAAAGCTTATTGCGATACTTCTGCAGATCAATCTTTAGCGGAATCAGGCCGTGGGATACCGCTTATGAAGGCCATTGCGGATTATGTAACTTATAATAAACGTGGCAATGAAGTGTTGCTGATGAAAAAAATCTCAGCAGTGTCTAAGTGA